The following are from one region of the Paenibacillus sp. JZ16 genome:
- a CDS encoding FixH family protein, whose product MTRKKMALIAAMVLMAVALAACNDSKAESGDDVMAEPIIVELSLTPESIKAGEKVLIEAKVTQAGSPVEDANAVEFEVTLEGGGVQAKVPVKHDQGGVYKMEKTFDEAGTYRIVSHVTARGQHSMPLKELKVTE is encoded by the coding sequence ATGACCCGAAAAAAAATGGCCCTAATTGCAGCTATGGTGCTGATGGCAGTTGCGCTTGCCGCATGCAATGACAGCAAGGCAGAATCCGGTGACGATGTGATGGCCGAACCCATCATCGTCGAGCTGTCTCTGACGCCGGAGAGCATTAAGGCTGGCGAGAAGGTACTGATCGAAGCGAAGGTGACGCAAGCCGGAAGTCCGGTGGAAGATGCGAACGCTGTGGAATTTGAAGTCACGCTGGAAGGCGGCGGCGTTCAGGCGAAGGTCCCGGTTAAGCATGATCAAGGCGGGGTATACAAAATGGAGAAAACCTTCGATGAGGCAGGAACCTATCGGATTGTTTCACATGTCACGGCGAGAGGACAACATTCCATGCCGTTAAAGGAACTGAAGGTAACAGAGTAA
- a CDS encoding methionine gamma-lyase family protein, giving the protein MARFSQDILELSSEIESKIGQRIREIDAIVDFNQWKVIDAFQKFQVSDFHFAASTGYAYNDRGREVLDEVYADVFGAESALVRPHFASGTHTISTALFGVLRPGDELLYISGRPYDTLHKVIGEPGDGTGSLRDFGIGYQEVALTEQGEIDWERVERAITPSTKVIGIQRSRGYDWRSSFTVSQIGDMVSRIRSIRKDLIVFVDNCYGEFTERLEPTEVGVDLMAGSLIKNPGGGIAETGGYICGKAAYVDKAAYRLTAPGIGREVGAMLGTTRGIYQGLFLAPSTVGQAVKGSIYAAAMFEAVGFTTKPGWQDERTDLIQAVSFTGADHLIAFVQGIQQAAAVDSHVVPEPWDMPGYEHPVIMAAGTFIQGGSLELSADAPIRSPYIGYMQGGLTYSHVKYGVLMALQSMKDRKLL; this is encoded by the coding sequence ATGGCAAGATTTTCGCAAGATATACTCGAATTGAGCAGTGAGATTGAGTCCAAAATCGGTCAGCGTATACGGGAGATCGACGCTATTGTTGATTTTAATCAGTGGAAGGTAATCGATGCTTTCCAGAAGTTTCAGGTGAGTGATTTTCATTTTGCGGCTTCCACCGGGTATGCATACAATGATCGCGGCCGTGAAGTGCTGGATGAAGTCTATGCGGACGTATTTGGAGCCGAATCTGCCCTGGTAAGGCCGCATTTTGCTTCCGGTACCCATACGATCTCAACAGCACTGTTTGGTGTGTTAAGGCCTGGAGATGAGCTGCTGTATATTTCGGGCCGTCCCTATGACACCCTCCATAAAGTGATTGGCGAACCCGGGGACGGCACTGGGTCTCTTCGAGATTTCGGAATCGGTTATCAGGAGGTTGCGCTAACCGAACAAGGGGAGATTGATTGGGAGCGGGTAGAGAGGGCCATCACGCCTTCAACTAAGGTGATCGGTATCCAGCGTTCCCGAGGTTATGATTGGCGTTCTTCGTTCACGGTATCGCAGATTGGTGACATGGTCAGCCGGATCAGGTCTATACGCAAGGATTTGATCGTTTTCGTTGATAACTGTTACGGCGAGTTTACGGAGCGATTGGAGCCGACGGAGGTGGGCGTTGACCTGATGGCAGGTTCGCTTATCAAAAACCCTGGCGGCGGCATTGCTGAAACCGGCGGCTACATATGCGGTAAAGCAGCCTATGTCGATAAGGCGGCCTATCGGCTGACTGCTCCCGGCATCGGACGAGAAGTGGGGGCTATGCTGGGAACGACCAGAGGGATCTATCAGGGATTATTCCTGGCACCATCCACGGTTGGACAAGCGGTTAAGGGCAGCATTTATGCTGCTGCGATGTTTGAGGCGGTAGGATTCACAACCAAGCCGGGCTGGCAGGATGAGCGAACCGATTTGATTCAGGCTGTATCGTTTACCGGTGCGGATCATCTGATCGCTTTTGTTCAAGGGATTCAGCAGGCCGCGGCGGTCGATAGTCATGTGGTGCCTGAACCTTGGGATATGCCTGGGTATGAACATCCCGTAATCATGGCGGCAGGTACGTTCATTCAGGGAGGAAGCCTCGAATTATCAGCGGACGCGCCGATCCGATCACCTTATATCGGTTATATGCAAGGCGGCTTAACCTACTCCCATGTTAAATATGGTGTGCTTATGGCCCTCCAAAGCATGAAAGATCGTAAATTGTTGTGA
- the hflX gene encoding GTPase HflX, which produces MTNITHDTRTEIEDKAVLVSLVTDAVKRSGINPEHSLQELVQLAETAGVEVLDVITQNREVPDSKWFIGKGKVEELRMAIDGLGATTAIFDQELSGAQVRNLEETLDVKIIDRTQLILDIFAQRAKTREGIIQVELAQLTYLLPRLSGHGKNLSRLGAGIGTRGPGESKLETDRRHIRDRISDLKRQLDEVTRHRTLHRERRKKSGAVQVALVGYTNAGKSTLLNRLTAADVYIENQLFATLDPTSRVLELPSGKEVVLTDTVGFIQNLPHDLVAAFRATLEEANEADLILHVVDASSPMRDEQMAVVQSILQDLGAADKPQIVLFNKKDACEPGQLEMLPTGDGQLKISAYEDQDLETVREAIQDQLSGGNVTFRIPADRGDLNSVVYRVGDVLEQSFDENDILYEVRINKADYEKMGYLLHDYVQNGS; this is translated from the coding sequence ATGACAAATATAACGCATGATACCCGGACAGAGATCGAAGATAAAGCCGTTTTGGTCAGTTTGGTGACGGATGCGGTTAAACGCTCGGGAATAAACCCGGAACACTCGCTCCAGGAGTTGGTTCAGCTTGCTGAAACCGCAGGAGTGGAGGTGCTGGATGTCATTACGCAGAATCGCGAAGTTCCGGATTCCAAGTGGTTTATCGGCAAAGGAAAGGTCGAAGAGCTGCGCATGGCCATTGATGGCTTGGGCGCAACAACGGCCATATTTGATCAGGAATTATCCGGTGCGCAAGTTCGGAATCTGGAAGAAACGCTCGATGTAAAAATTATCGACCGGACTCAATTGATACTGGATATTTTCGCTCAGCGGGCGAAGACCCGTGAGGGGATTATCCAGGTGGAATTAGCGCAGCTTACTTATTTGCTCCCGCGGTTGTCGGGACATGGCAAGAACCTGTCCAGGCTAGGAGCAGGGATCGGGACACGCGGACCGGGGGAGAGCAAGCTTGAAACCGACCGCAGGCATATTCGGGACAGAATCAGCGACCTAAAGCGGCAGCTGGATGAAGTCACCCGGCACCGGACGCTCCACCGGGAGCGCCGGAAGAAGAGCGGGGCCGTGCAGGTTGCTCTCGTCGGTTATACCAATGCCGGGAAGTCGACATTGTTGAACCGTTTAACGGCAGCAGACGTATATATTGAAAATCAATTGTTTGCTACGCTGGATCCCACTTCGCGCGTGCTGGAGCTTCCGAGCGGCAAAGAAGTCGTCCTTACGGATACCGTAGGATTTATCCAGAACCTTCCTCACGATCTGGTAGCGGCGTTCCGTGCGACGCTGGAAGAAGCCAACGAAGCCGATCTGATCCTTCATGTGGTAGATGCTTCTTCGCCTATGCGGGACGAACAGATGGCTGTCGTTCAATCCATCCTCCAGGATCTGGGGGCAGCGGATAAACCGCAGATCGTTCTGTTTAACAAAAAGGATGCTTGTGAGCCGGGCCAGCTGGAAATGCTGCCGACGGGGGATGGACAATTAAAGATCAGCGCGTATGAGGATCAGGATTTGGAAACGGTACGCGAAGCGATTCAGGACCAGCTGTCCGGAGGGAACGTGACGTTCCGGATTCCGGCTGACCGCGGAGATCTGAATTCGGTTGTATACCGTGTCGGAGATGTGCTGGAGCAGTCTTTTGATGAGAATGATATCCTCTATGAGGTTCGGATCAATAAAGCGGATTATGAGAAAATGGGTTATTTGCTCCATGATTACGTTCAGAATGGATCTTAG
- a CDS encoding LysM peptidoglycan-binding domain-containing protein, whose translation MLKYSTYRSIYENVPVQTMKSPETWIHQLKSRMASIPFIKLLFILLIVASFWTGAYSVFAGGMDKPTGEKQVIVQYGDSLWRIASLHKPADMDTRVYLDSIRRMNGLKGPDIQAGEVLSLPVW comes from the coding sequence ATGTTGAAATACAGTACATACCGCAGCATTTATGAGAACGTTCCAGTGCAAACGATGAAGTCCCCGGAGACTTGGATCCACCAATTAAAGTCCAGAATGGCATCCATTCCTTTTATAAAGCTTTTATTCATCCTGTTGATCGTAGCTTCTTTTTGGACAGGGGCATACTCTGTTTTTGCCGGGGGGATGGACAAGCCTACTGGGGAGAAGCAGGTTATTGTTCAATATGGTGATAGTTTGTGGCGGATTGCTTCCCTTCATAAACCGGCAGATATGGATACACGAGTATATCTGGATAGCATCCGAAGAATGAACGGATTGAAAGGTCCGGATATACAGGCCGGAGAGGTGTTGTCTTTACCAGTCTGGTAA
- the glnA gene encoding type I glutamate--ammonia ligase, producing MSYTREDILRIAKEENVRFIRLQFTDLLGTIKNVEIPVSQLPKALDNKMMFDGSSIEGYVRIEESDMYLYPDLDTFMIFPWVSEDRVARLICDVYMPDGTQFAGDPRGILKRALKEAEEMGFTSMNVGPEPEFFLFKTDEKGNPTMELNDQGGYFDLAPTDLGENCRRDIVLTLEEMGFEIEASHHEVAPGQHEIDFKYADAIKAADQIQTFKLVVKTIARQHGLIATFMPKPLFGVNGSGMHCNQSLFKGGENAFVDESDELGLSVTARHYMAGILKHARAFAAITNPTVNSYKRLVPGYEAPCYVAWSASNRSPMIRIPASRGLSTRIEVRNPDPAANPYLALAVMLKAGLDGVKRELSLPAPIDRNIYVMTEEERIEEGIPSLPANLKEALNELIRSEVISDALGDHALAHFYELKEIEWDMYRTQVHQWERDQYITMY from the coding sequence GTGAGTTATACCAGAGAGGACATTCTACGCATTGCCAAAGAAGAAAATGTTCGATTTATCCGCTTGCAATTTACAGATTTGCTTGGAACGATTAAAAACGTTGAAATTCCTGTCAGCCAGCTGCCTAAAGCGCTTGATAATAAAATGATGTTCGACGGTTCATCCATCGAAGGTTATGTACGGATCGAAGAATCCGATATGTACCTGTACCCGGACCTGGATACCTTCATGATTTTCCCTTGGGTATCCGAGGATCGCGTTGCACGTCTGATCTGTGATGTCTACATGCCTGACGGCACACAGTTTGCAGGAGATCCGCGCGGCATTCTGAAGAGAGCGCTGAAAGAAGCCGAAGAGATGGGCTTCACTTCCATGAATGTCGGTCCGGAGCCTGAATTCTTCCTGTTCAAAACCGATGAAAAAGGCAACCCGACCATGGAGCTCAATGACCAAGGTGGATACTTTGACCTCGCGCCTACGGATCTTGGCGAGAACTGCCGCCGCGATATCGTATTGACACTGGAAGAGATGGGCTTCGAAATCGAAGCTTCTCACCATGAGGTTGCTCCCGGCCAGCACGAAATCGATTTCAAATATGCAGATGCGATTAAAGCAGCTGACCAGATTCAAACGTTTAAATTGGTAGTGAAGACGATCGCTCGTCAGCATGGACTGATTGCAACATTTATGCCAAAACCGCTATTCGGTGTGAACGGCTCCGGCATGCACTGTAACCAATCGCTCTTCAAAGGCGGAGAGAACGCGTTTGTCGACGAGAGTGATGAGCTTGGCTTGAGCGTAACGGCTCGGCACTATATGGCGGGTATTCTTAAGCATGCACGCGCGTTTGCCGCGATCACGAACCCAACGGTTAACTCGTACAAGCGTCTCGTGCCTGGTTACGAAGCACCTTGCTACGTTGCATGGTCTGCAAGTAACCGCAGTCCGATGATTCGTATTCCTGCGTCCCGTGGTCTCAGCACGCGCATCGAAGTGCGTAACCCGGATCCGGCGGCTAACCCTTATCTGGCTCTGGCTGTCATGCTGAAAGCAGGCTTGGACGGCGTTAAGCGCGAGCTGTCGCTCCCGGCTCCAATTGACCGTAACATCTACGTGATGACGGAAGAAGAGCGCATTGAGGAAGGCATCCCTAGCTTGCCTGCAAACCTGAAGGAAGCGCTCAACGAGTTGATCCGCAGCGAAGTCATCTCCGATGCACTCGGTGATCATGCGTTGGCTCACTTCTATGAGCTGAAAGAAATCGAATGGGACATGTACCGCACGCAAGTTCACCAATGGGAACGCGATCAGTACATTACGATGTATTAA
- a CDS encoding AAA family ATPase — protein MNGRVTAANGRSEGRPSRQINVVLRSAEPPLISSAVPEREPAPSPNPVSQHSLFQEIQKELDQLVGLEQIKDLVFEIYALLQVAQMRSEAGLLSGGHVYHMIFKGNPGTGKTTVARIVAKLFQKMGVLNKGHLVEVERADLVGEYIGHTAQKTRELVKKALGGILFIDEAYSLARGGEKDFGKEAIDTLVKAMEDHKNQFILILAGYSDEIDFFMDSNPGLYSRFPIQMDFPDYNLDQLIQISELMAKERDYILMPQSLSKLKEHLQMEKDHGLHAFSNARYVRNVIEKSIRNQSVRLLNQYVTGNPGKLELMTLRPEDFKLNGKIQ, from the coding sequence ATGAACGGGCGTGTAACGGCCGCTAACGGCCGATCTGAAGGACGGCCATCCAGGCAGATTAATGTCGTGCTCCGCAGCGCGGAACCTCCACTCATCAGCAGTGCGGTTCCGGAACGCGAACCGGCCCCTTCGCCAAACCCTGTTTCCCAGCACAGTCTATTCCAGGAAATACAGAAAGAGCTAGATCAACTGGTAGGTCTTGAACAAATCAAAGACTTGGTATTTGAAATCTATGCTTTGCTTCAAGTGGCCCAGATGCGTTCGGAAGCAGGCTTATTAAGCGGCGGTCATGTGTACCATATGATTTTTAAAGGAAATCCCGGAACAGGGAAAACAACAGTCGCCCGTATCGTGGCAAAGCTGTTTCAGAAGATGGGCGTGCTTAATAAGGGTCATCTGGTCGAAGTGGAACGGGCGGACCTCGTAGGTGAATATATCGGTCACACGGCACAAAAGACCAGAGAGCTGGTTAAAAAAGCGCTTGGAGGGATCCTGTTCATCGACGAGGCTTACAGTTTGGCGCGCGGTGGCGAGAAGGATTTTGGCAAGGAAGCGATCGATACGCTGGTCAAGGCGATGGAGGATCATAAAAACCAGTTCATTCTTATTCTGGCAGGCTACAGTGATGAGATTGATTTTTTTATGGATTCGAATCCCGGCCTGTATTCCCGTTTTCCGATCCAGATGGACTTCCCGGATTACAATCTGGATCAATTGATACAGATTTCGGAGCTGATGGCGAAGGAGAGGGATTATATCTTGATGCCACAGTCGCTGAGCAAGCTCAAGGAACACCTGCAGATGGAGAAGGATCACGGACTGCACGCCTTTAGTAATGCGCGTTATGTACGGAATGTCATCGAGAAATCGATAAGGAATCAATCGGTTCGGCTGCTGAATCAGTACGTAACCGGTAATCCCGGCAAGCTGGAGCTTATGACCCTGCGGCCGGAGGACTTTAAGTTAAACGGAAAAATACAATGA
- a CDS encoding HAD family hydrolase, which translates to MPIAAVLFDLDDTLLWDERSVEEAFEVTCQAGADETGVDAKALLAAVREEARALYESYDTFAFTKMIGINPFEGLWANFTAGSQPEFRQLQELAPVYRKESWRRGLQRLGVDNETLAQTLAEQFAAERRTRPYVYEETFEVLKELQGNVKLLLLTNGSPDLQQEKLDGVPELVPYFDHIIISGDFGRGKPDVSIFQHALDLLGVEADQAVMVGDKLTTDIKGGNAAGLHTVWINRVNRPHDPSIQPKFEIKHLSELHAIVASL; encoded by the coding sequence ATGCCGATAGCTGCGGTTTTGTTTGATTTGGACGATACGTTGTTGTGGGATGAACGTAGTGTGGAAGAAGCGTTTGAAGTGACTTGCCAGGCCGGAGCGGACGAGACCGGCGTTGATGCCAAAGCACTGTTGGCCGCAGTACGGGAAGAAGCGAGAGCATTATATGAATCCTATGATACCTTTGCTTTTACCAAAATGATCGGAATTAACCCTTTTGAAGGCTTGTGGGCTAATTTTACGGCTGGATCACAGCCTGAATTCAGACAGCTGCAGGAGCTGGCACCCGTATACCGCAAGGAATCATGGCGGCGCGGACTTCAGCGCCTGGGCGTTGATAATGAAACCTTGGCCCAGACGTTGGCCGAACAATTCGCTGCTGAACGCAGAACAAGACCATACGTATATGAAGAAACGTTTGAAGTTCTGAAGGAACTGCAGGGGAATGTAAAGCTGCTGCTTCTTACGAACGGAAGCCCGGATCTGCAGCAGGAGAAGCTGGACGGTGTTCCAGAACTGGTTCCTTATTTTGATCATATCATCATATCTGGCGATTTTGGCAGAGGAAAGCCGGATGTTTCCATCTTCCAGCATGCACTCGACTTGTTAGGTGTCGAGGCGGATCAGGCCGTGATGGTAGGAGATAAGCTGACCACAGACATTAAAGGCGGAAATGCGGCTGGACTGCATACCGTTTGGATCAATCGGGTAAACCGACCTCATGATCCTTCCATTCAACCGAAGTTTGAGATCAAACATTTATCGGAGCTGCATGCCATCGTAGCATCCCTATAA
- a CDS encoding MerR family transcriptional regulator: MGDEIRRNMALFPIGIVMKLTDLSARQIRYYEQHNLIVPARTSGNQRLFSFNDVERLLEIKALIEKGVNIAGIKQVMNPVTKESEEATVITPDTENRRREMSESQLRRLLKQELITAKRPGQVSLIQGELSRFFNK, translated from the coding sequence ATGGGTGATGAGATTCGGAGGAATATGGCGTTATTTCCGATAGGCATTGTTATGAAGCTTACGGATCTATCTGCCAGACAAATTCGCTATTATGAGCAGCATAACTTAATTGTCCCAGCCCGTACGTCGGGCAACCAACGCCTGTTTTCCTTCAATGATGTGGAGCGACTGCTAGAGATTAAGGCTTTGATTGAAAAAGGTGTTAATATCGCCGGCATTAAGCAAGTAATGAACCCTGTCACGAAGGAGTCAGAAGAGGCTACCGTCATTACTCCTGATACCGAGAACAGACGCCGTGAGATGTCTGAGTCCCAGTTGCGACGTTTGCTGAAGCAGGAATTGATTACCGCTAAAAGACCGGGTCAGGTTTCATTGATTCAAGGGGAATTATCCCGGTTTTTTAATAAATAA
- the lexA gene encoding transcriptional repressor LexA, with product MSKISSRQLAILEFIRNEVRSKGYPPSVREIGEAVGLASSSTVHGHLDRLEKKGLIRRDPTKPRAIELLGQEESDSANLFTHTIARVPVVGKVTAGVPITAMENIEDYFPLPQHYVGDDKVFMLSVVGDSMIEAGIHSGDYVIVRQQQTADNGDIVVAMTEEDEATVKTFYKEKDHVRLQPENPTYEPLRLNHVTILGKVIGLFRDVH from the coding sequence ATGTCGAAAATATCCAGCCGCCAGCTGGCGATCTTAGAGTTTATCCGCAACGAAGTTCGTAGCAAGGGTTACCCGCCTTCTGTCCGGGAAATCGGAGAGGCTGTCGGACTAGCTTCCAGTTCAACGGTCCATGGACATCTTGACCGTTTGGAGAAGAAAGGCCTAATTCGCCGTGACCCTACGAAACCAAGAGCAATCGAGCTGCTTGGCCAAGAAGAGTCCGATAGCGCGAATCTGTTTACCCACACCATTGCCAGAGTACCTGTTGTTGGTAAAGTCACTGCAGGTGTTCCTATTACAGCCATGGAGAACATTGAGGATTATTTCCCGCTCCCTCAGCATTATGTAGGAGACGATAAGGTTTTCATGTTGTCGGTTGTCGGTGACAGTATGATCGAAGCTGGGATTCACAGCGGTGACTACGTCATTGTGCGCCAGCAGCAAACTGCAGACAATGGCGACATTGTAGTAGCGATGACAGAGGAAGACGAAGCAACTGTAAAGACCTTCTATAAGGAGAAGGATCATGTACGATTGCAACCGGAGAATCCTACCTACGAGCCACTGCGTCTGAACCATGTTACGATTCTCGGTAAAGTAATCGGACTCTTCCGGGATGTCCACTAA
- a CDS encoding RNA polymerase sigma factor: protein MELEYLKQMTVMDTQTLDKIMNLYGNDIWNYAYFLTKQQALADDIAQDVFIKAYFGIHTFRGQASLKTWLLTITRHTAFRYKKAFFFRKVTLKDRLHIDASSRSAELEYLDGQYTDEIWAMIMTLPRKFREVLILDLYYEMSINQIAEFLNLAAGTVKSRLYRARKKVQNLLKENGDE from the coding sequence TTGGAGCTGGAATACTTGAAGCAGATGACGGTGATGGACACACAGACACTGGATAAAATCATGAACTTGTACGGAAATGATATCTGGAATTACGCTTATTTTCTGACCAAACAGCAAGCACTGGCAGACGATATTGCTCAAGATGTGTTTATTAAAGCTTATTTTGGCATACATACATTTCGCGGTCAGGCGTCGTTAAAAACGTGGCTGCTCACGATCACACGACATACCGCGTTCCGGTACAAAAAGGCTTTTTTCTTTCGGAAAGTGACCCTTAAGGACAGACTGCACATCGATGCGTCAAGTCGGTCCGCGGAACTGGAGTATCTGGACGGGCAGTACACGGATGAAATATGGGCCATGATTATGACTTTACCCAGGAAGTTTAGGGAGGTGCTCATCTTGGACCTTTACTATGAGATGTCAATCAATCAGATTGCGGAGTTCCTTAACCTAGCGGCGGGTACCGTAAAATCCAGACTGTATCGGGCAAGGAAAAAAGTGCAGAACCTGTTAAAGGAGAATGGCGATGAATGA
- a CDS encoding DUF896 domain-containing protein, translating into MDIDTLVERINVLARKQKSEGLTAEELKERAELREIYLNNIRSNFRQQLESIEWVDENEQKGGPRLKH; encoded by the coding sequence ATGGACATCGATACTTTGGTTGAACGCATCAATGTACTAGCAAGAAAACAGAAGAGTGAGGGATTGACCGCGGAAGAGCTCAAAGAACGGGCTGAGCTTCGGGAAATATACCTTAACAATATTCGCAGTAACTTTAGACAACAGCTGGAATCGATCGAATGGGTTGATGAAAATGAACAAAAAGGCGGCCCGCGATTAAAGCATTAG
- a CDS encoding cupin domain-containing protein: MAEIVIRNTNERITGEENVREFLNNQEVVYEHWNMEKLPAALQENFKLSDDDKKRILDIFDEEIRDLAARRGYKIWDVITLSESTPNIEDLLKKFEEVHTHSEDEIRAIVGGKGIFIIKGSDDVGYFNVELEPGDVISVPENTPHFFTLMENKQIIAVRLFIEENGWVATPVEDPQFQ, encoded by the coding sequence ATGGCAGAGATTGTGATTCGCAACACGAACGAACGCATTACTGGGGAAGAGAATGTTCGGGAATTCCTGAATAACCAAGAGGTTGTTTACGAGCACTGGAATATGGAAAAACTCCCGGCAGCGCTTCAAGAAAATTTCAAGCTGAGTGATGACGATAAGAAGCGCATTTTGGACATCTTTGATGAAGAAATTCGTGACTTGGCTGCAAGACGCGGCTACAAAATCTGGGATGTCATCACACTATCCGAGTCCACGCCTAATATAGAGGACCTGCTGAAAAAATTCGAAGAGGTTCACACCCACTCGGAAGACGAAATCCGTGCGATTGTCGGCGGAAAAGGAATCTTCATTATTAAGGGCTCCGACGATGTCGGTTATTTTAATGTAGAGCTTGAGCCAGGCGATGTCATTTCCGTACCGGAAAACACGCCTCACTTCTTCACATTGATGGAGAACAAGCAAATCATCGCCGTTCGTCTTTTCATTGAGGAGAACGGGTGGGTAGCCACACCGGTAGAAGATCCTCAATTCCAATAA